In one window of Dokdonia sp. PRO95 DNA:
- a CDS encoding POTRA domain-containing protein, producing the protein MKLIYLFIIASLFGQHMSAQKNEAGIQLKVITELASESNILSDLKYKTIFKDKPSASQELQLLSNQLKELGYLDNTYNLTTTNDSLYLAVFHLNTHYPFLHLKIDHKEVLRQYITQTGYKITEDSIKIETAFAKAYLKRLSSIASNNGYPFATFQIKNITKTDQHHLNGNLILELKKNRTIDKIKIEGYTNIPKSFIKHSIKLKEGDLFNREKLNEQNLKIASIPFVSQTKAPQVLFTPDSTTVYLYLERKNQNKFDGFLGFTNQEDNSIELNGYLDLLLTNNFNYGETFILNYKADGRDQSQLHLKTKLPYILKTPLGIEASLNLFRKDSTFSTTQQSLDLVYQLNLKNQLTIGMISEQSENLVENTTTTTNLKDYNFKRFTASFTHQKLSSDTFFPTKKRLHIRTSFGNRVVTENVNKQISFTGILENEFTLNDKHSIFAKNTTQFLISDQFLTNELYRFGGILTLRGFEENSLLANFYNTLNTEYRYKLNKSIYVNSILDLGYLENNIEKSKQKLYSFGLGTGIQTKAGILKLNIANGIFENQTFTFSDTKLHVILEVNF; encoded by the coding sequence TTGAAATTAATATACCTATTTATAATTGCATCTCTATTTGGACAGCATATGTCTGCGCAAAAAAATGAAGCAGGGATACAATTAAAAGTAATTACTGAGCTCGCATCAGAATCAAACATTCTATCCGACCTCAAATACAAAACTATATTCAAGGACAAACCATCTGCTTCTCAAGAACTTCAGCTTCTAAGCAACCAGTTAAAGGAATTAGGATACCTAGACAACACCTATAACCTAACTACTACAAACGACTCATTATATCTAGCTGTCTTCCATCTCAACACCCACTACCCTTTCTTACATCTAAAAATTGACCATAAAGAGGTACTACGGCAGTATATCACCCAGACTGGATACAAAATCACTGAAGACAGCATAAAGATAGAGACCGCTTTCGCGAAAGCGTACCTTAAAAGATTAAGTTCAATAGCTTCAAATAATGGATACCCTTTTGCTACCTTTCAAATAAAAAACATCACCAAAACAGATCAACACCACCTCAACGGAAATCTCATTCTTGAGTTAAAGAAAAACAGAACCATTGACAAAATAAAAATTGAAGGTTACACCAACATACCTAAGAGTTTCATTAAACATAGCATCAAATTAAAGGAAGGAGATCTTTTCAACCGCGAAAAACTCAACGAGCAGAATTTGAAAATCGCATCCATCCCTTTTGTAAGTCAAACAAAAGCCCCGCAAGTTCTTTTCACACCTGATAGCACAACAGTCTATCTATATTTAGAACGCAAAAACCAGAACAAATTTGATGGCTTTTTGGGATTCACAAACCAAGAAGACAATTCTATAGAGCTGAATGGATATCTAGATCTATTGCTTACGAATAACTTTAACTACGGCGAAACTTTCATTTTAAATTACAAAGCAGACGGAAGGGACCAATCACAATTACACCTAAAAACTAAACTCCCCTATATTCTCAAGACTCCGTTAGGTATTGAGGCATCCCTCAACCTCTTTAGAAAAGACAGCACATTTTCTACAACACAGCAATCTTTAGACCTAGTCTATCAACTAAACTTAAAAAACCAACTCACAATAGGAATGATATCTGAACAATCAGAAAACCTAGTTGAGAATACCACTACCACAACAAATCTTAAAGATTACAACTTCAAAAGATTTACTGCTTCATTTACCCACCAAAAACTATCGTCAGATACATTTTTCCCAACAAAAAAGCGCCTTCACATTAGGACTTCATTTGGAAATAGAGTAGTTACAGAAAACGTTAACAAACAAATATCGTTTACTGGAATACTAGAAAATGAATTTACATTAAATGACAAACACTCAATATTTGCAAAAAACACCACGCAATTTTTGATATCAGATCAATTTTTAACAAATGAACTCTACCGCTTTGGCGGAATATTAACATTGAGAGGATTTGAAGAAAATAGTCTGCTCGCAAACTTTTACAACACTCTAAATACGGAATATCGATATAAACTCAACAAAAGCATTTACGTAAACTCAATTTTAGACCTAGGATACCTTGAAAATAACATAGAGAAATCAAAACAAAAACTCTACAGTTTTGGCTTAGGGACTGGGATTCAGACGAAAGCAGGTATATTAAAATTAAACATTGCAAATGGCATATTTGAAAATCAGACCTTTACGTTTTCAGACACTAAACTTCATGTAATTCTTGAGGTGAATTTTTAA
- the rpsG gene encoding 30S ribosomal protein S7 produces MRKKQAKKRPILPDPKFNDQLVTRFVNMMMWSGKKSTAFKVFYDAIDIVEEKNTNEEKTALELWKDALSNVMPHVEVRSRRVGGATYQIPNQIRPDRKISTAMKWLISFSRKRNEKSMAAKLAAEILAAAKEEGAAVKKRVDTHKMAEANKAFSHFRF; encoded by the coding sequence ATGAGAAAAAAACAGGCCAAGAAGAGACCAATTCTTCCAGATCCAAAATTTAACGATCAGTTAGTGACTCGTTTCGTTAACATGATGATGTGGAGTGGTAAGAAGTCTACTGCATTCAAAGTTTTTTATGATGCAATTGATATCGTAGAAGAAAAAAACACAAATGAAGAGAAAACTGCTCTTGAATTGTGGAAAGATGCTTTGTCTAATGTGATGCCTCACGTAGAAGTACGTAGTCGTCGTGTAGGAGGGGCAACATACCAGATCCCAAACCAAATTCGCCCAGATCGTAAGATCTCTACGGCAATGAAGTGGTTAATTAGCTTTTCTCGTAAGAGAAATGAGAAGTCAATGGCTGCAAAACTTGCGGCAGAAATTCTTGCTGCTGCAAAGGAGGAAGGGGCTGCTGTAAAGAAGCGTGTTGATACACATAAAATGGCAGAAGCAAACAAAGCATTCTCACACTTTAGATTCTAA
- a CDS encoding RagB/SusD family nutrient uptake outer membrane protein → MKTYKKLALALAVTGLVACESKLELLPEDSQSVEQVFASEAGVRGAVTGLYSLSQQDDVLNGTSTLLSEWQADNIDFVGSFPTFNDVRTYTTLSDNGSVFSIYDDNYEVIGAANNIIAFVPGVEDATFADETRNQFIAEAKFLRALTYFKLANLFGQPLQIGGASSLSVPLVTEPTIISGIEFPQRATLGEVHTQIEQDLVDAIAVLNNDDNSRATKGAAQALLARLYLYQERFAEAATLANDAITNPEFELASDYGFYDTQSSEFFFTLVNTGADGQDSGQGFSGLTNPAPAGRGDAPFSDNLIAAYEEEADDARFLLTQTGTSATGEDRLFTSKFPDGNNNSDNAPVLRVTEAYLTRAEANFRNGSSIGASALTDINDLRDRAGLPALTSLTLDNILNERRKELAFEGQRRMDLLRNNLSLRRPGMPQEAESAAGANKTILPIPAREVELSGLTQNTGY, encoded by the coding sequence ATGAAAACATATAAAAAATTAGCTTTAGCACTAGCCGTAACTGGACTAGTAGCATGCGAAAGCAAATTAGAATTACTTCCGGAAGATAGCCAATCAGTAGAGCAAGTATTTGCAAGTGAAGCTGGTGTACGCGGAGCAGTTACCGGACTTTACAGCCTTTCTCAACAGGATGATGTTCTTAATGGGACATCTACACTACTTAGTGAATGGCAAGCAGACAACATTGATTTTGTTGGATCTTTCCCTACGTTTAATGATGTGAGGACTTACACAACGTTATCAGATAATGGCTCAGTTTTTTCTATATATGATGACAACTATGAAGTTATTGGAGCTGCAAATAACATAATAGCATTCGTACCAGGTGTAGAAGACGCAACTTTTGCAGATGAAACTAGAAATCAATTCATTGCAGAAGCAAAATTTTTAAGAGCCCTTACTTATTTTAAGCTTGCGAATCTATTTGGACAGCCTTTACAGATAGGCGGTGCTAGTTCACTATCTGTTCCTTTAGTTACTGAACCTACTATTATTTCGGGGATAGAATTCCCTCAGCGCGCAACTTTAGGAGAAGTACACACGCAGATTGAGCAAGATTTGGTAGATGCTATCGCTGTATTAAATAATGATGACAACTCTCGCGCAACTAAAGGAGCTGCACAAGCGCTATTAGCTCGTTTGTACCTTTATCAAGAACGTTTTGCTGAAGCTGCTACATTAGCCAATGATGCTATAACTAATCCTGAATTTGAGTTAGCTAGTGATTACGGTTTTTATGACACACAATCTTCTGAGTTTTTCTTCACTCTGGTTAATACTGGTGCTGACGGTCAAGATTCTGGTCAAGGTTTTTCTGGATTAACAAACCCAGCACCAGCAGGAAGAGGTGATGCCCCTTTCTCGGACAACCTTATTGCAGCTTACGAAGAAGAAGCAGACGATGCTCGTTTCTTATTGACGCAAACAGGAACATCAGCAACTGGAGAAGACAGACTTTTCACCTCTAAATTCCCTGATGGAAATAACAACTCAGATAATGCTCCTGTATTACGTGTAACCGAAGCATACTTAACAAGAGCTGAAGCAAACTTTAGAAATGGATCGTCCATTGGAGCGTCAGCTCTTACAGATATTAATGATCTAAGAGATCGTGCTGGCCTTCCTGCTTTAACATCTCTTACATTAGATAACATTCTCAACGAACGTCGTAAAGAGCTTGCCTTTGAAGGGCAACGTAGAATGGATTTATTGAGAAACAACCTAAGTCTAAGAAGACCTGGTATGCCACAAGAAGCAGAATCTGCTGCTGGAGCTAACAAAACAATTCTACCTATCCCAGCCAGGGAAGTTGAATTATCAGGTTTAACTCAAAATACTGGTTACTAA
- a CDS encoding TonB-dependent receptor: MKTVTLKAFYALVLLCTTTLFAQQKTVTGTVSEANGPLPGATVIIKGSTVGTQTDFDGNYSIQASSTDVLTFSYVGFEQQDIIVGNQTSINVSLEAGNSLDEVVVVAFGTQTKKKSIQSVASIGSEALKDIPANSPQELLQGQAAGVQVVQSSGVLGAAPTIKIRGVASVSSGARPLFVVDGVPLNDTDLSSNQGANQGLNPLANINPNDIENISVLKDASATAIYGSRGSNGVVLITTKSGKKGADTTVTLNLSTAVSNSTDTFNMLSGDQYRQYAVDAGYFGDITTDDLPQGDFDWIDGVTRSGISKNIDASVSGGSEKTSFFISTNFKNEDGFIIGNALDRRAGRININHQAKDWLNISANMGISNSVFDRVGAENNTAAPLTSSYLIRPWVQPRDEEGAFVNTGFIQNTIAIETLDINKLDQTRTTGNVNLTADITDYLSFTTSFGIDRVLIEEQRRSFEINTPGGSASDFYAQDNRWVSTNTLNFQKTFGEKHDFGALVGTSFEENTIRQSFVAGTGFVSDSDINVTSAAEKTSTTSSATANSLVGYFARANYAYDDKYILEGSLRRDGSSRFGANNRFGTFFAIGAGWNLSEEKFLEDVSWINNLKLRGSYGTNGNDRIGNFPSLATYAGGIGGQYNNNAGLAPGSLGNPDLKWERSKSFDIGISGSFLNNRITLGVDYYKKNTDDLILFVPVSVSAFSGPNTRPANVGEIENRGFDISLTTDNFRGRDFSWTTSINVGINENEVISLPGAAVDSQGREFIAGSASQRAIVGESVNTFFLVRYNGVNSQTGDAEWLDRDGNLTTSPTPDDRVIAGDANPDFVGGITNTFKYKNFDLNILANFSVGNDIFIDGLRFTDNAASASFNHRTAVLDVWTQPGDNAYVPAFDSPTFGTFAQRSTLQLRDGSFLRMKNVTLGYTLGQEALGALEFFKSIRLYATATNLLTIKGDDLTGIDPEVTDTSAALGQGETFFTPPQSKSFLFGATFQF; the protein is encoded by the coding sequence ATGAAAACAGTTACACTCAAAGCGTTTTATGCGCTTGTGCTATTATGCACTACTACACTGTTTGCTCAGCAAAAGACTGTCACAGGTACAGTTAGCGAAGCAAATGGTCCGCTCCCAGGAGCTACAGTAATCATTAAAGGTTCTACAGTGGGAACTCAAACCGATTTTGATGGGAATTATTCAATTCAGGCATCATCAACAGATGTACTAACATTTAGTTATGTTGGATTTGAACAGCAAGACATTATAGTCGGAAATCAAACGTCAATCAACGTAAGCTTAGAGGCTGGAAATTCACTTGATGAAGTGGTAGTTGTAGCGTTTGGAACACAAACGAAAAAGAAAAGTATTCAAAGTGTTGCTAGCATAGGTTCGGAAGCACTTAAGGATATTCCTGCAAACTCTCCACAAGAGCTACTTCAAGGTCAAGCAGCCGGTGTTCAAGTAGTTCAATCTTCTGGGGTACTAGGAGCAGCGCCAACAATTAAAATCCGTGGTGTAGCCTCTGTATCATCAGGTGCAAGACCATTATTCGTTGTTGATGGCGTACCACTAAATGACACAGACTTGTCATCTAATCAAGGTGCAAATCAAGGACTCAATCCACTTGCAAACATCAACCCAAATGATATTGAAAATATTTCAGTATTAAAAGACGCCTCAGCAACAGCAATTTATGGATCTAGAGGGTCAAATGGTGTGGTTTTAATCACTACTAAAAGTGGTAAAAAAGGAGCTGACACAACAGTAACTCTTAACTTAAGTACTGCTGTATCAAATTCTACTGACACCTTTAACATGTTAAGTGGTGATCAATATAGACAATACGCTGTAGACGCTGGATATTTCGGTGATATCACAACTGATGATTTACCACAAGGAGATTTTGATTGGATTGACGGAGTAACACGCTCTGGAATTTCAAAAAACATTGACGCTTCTGTAAGCGGAGGTAGTGAAAAAACATCCTTTTTCATAAGCACTAATTTTAAAAACGAGGATGGTTTCATCATTGGAAACGCTCTAGATAGACGCGCTGGAAGAATTAACATTAACCATCAAGCTAAAGATTGGTTAAACATTTCGGCTAACATGGGTATTTCAAATAGTGTATTTGACCGTGTAGGTGCTGAAAATAACACAGCAGCTCCTCTTACATCTTCATATCTTATTCGCCCATGGGTACAACCAAGAGATGAAGAAGGTGCATTCGTAAATACTGGTTTTATTCAAAATACTATTGCGATAGAGACTTTAGATATAAACAAACTTGATCAAACAAGAACAACAGGAAATGTAAACTTAACAGCAGATATTACTGACTACTTAAGTTTCACAACCTCATTTGGTATTGATAGAGTACTTATTGAAGAGCAAAGAAGAAGTTTCGAAATAAACACTCCAGGTGGTAGTGCATCAGATTTCTACGCGCAAGATAATAGATGGGTAAGTACAAATACTCTTAACTTCCAAAAAACATTTGGAGAAAAGCACGATTTTGGAGCCTTAGTTGGAACTTCATTCGAAGAAAATACGATTAGACAATCATTCGTAGCTGGAACAGGATTTGTTAGCGACTCAGATATCAACGTAACTTCTGCTGCAGAAAAAACATCAACTACATCGAGTGCCACTGCTAATAGCCTTGTAGGTTACTTTGCTAGAGCAAATTACGCATACGATGATAAGTACATCCTAGAAGGATCACTTAGAAGAGATGGCTCTTCAAGATTCGGAGCTAACAACCGTTTTGGAACTTTTTTTGCAATTGGTGCAGGTTGGAATCTCTCTGAAGAGAAATTTTTAGAGGACGTTTCTTGGATAAACAATCTTAAATTAAGAGGTAGTTATGGAACAAATGGTAATGATCGTATAGGTAACTTCCCTTCTCTTGCCACTTATGCTGGTGGTATTGGAGGGCAATACAATAACAACGCTGGACTAGCACCGGGTTCACTTGGAAACCCAGATTTGAAATGGGAACGCTCAAAGTCATTTGATATTGGAATTTCAGGATCATTCTTAAATAACAGAATTACACTGGGAGTTGATTATTACAAAAAGAATACAGACGATCTTATATTATTCGTACCAGTATCTGTTTCTGCATTTTCAGGACCTAACACAAGGCCGGCTAACGTTGGAGAAATTGAAAATAGAGGTTTTGATATTAGCTTGACCACAGACAACTTTAGAGGAAGAGATTTTTCTTGGACAACGAGTATTAATGTTGGAATTAACGAAAACGAAGTAATCTCTTTACCTGGTGCTGCAGTTGATAGTCAAGGAAGAGAATTTATTGCTGGATCTGCATCACAAAGAGCAATCGTTGGAGAATCTGTCAACACATTCTTCTTAGTGAGATATAATGGGGTAAATAGCCAAACTGGTGATGCAGAGTGGTTAGACAGAGATGGAAACCTTACTACCTCTCCAACTCCTGATGATCGAGTAATAGCTGGTGATGCAAATCCTGATTTTGTAGGAGGTATCACAAACACATTCAAATACAAGAATTTTGATCTAAATATATTAGCTAACTTTAGTGTTGGTAATGACATTTTCATTGATGGTTTACGTTTTACAGATAATGCTGCTTCTGCTAGTTTTAACCACAGAACAGCGGTACTTGACGTTTGGACTCAACCAGGAGACAATGCTTACGTACCAGCATTTGACAGCCCAACTTTTGGAACATTCGCCCAAAGATCTACCCTACAATTAAGAGATGGATCATTCTTGAGAATGAAAAATGTAACTCTTGGATATACATTAGGTCAAGAAGCATTAGGAGCTTTAGAATTTTTCAAAAGCATAAGACTATATGCTACAGCAACTAACTTATTAACTATAAAAGGTGATGATTTGACAGGTATCGACCCTGAAGTTACAGACACTAGTGCTGCTTTAGGTCAAGGAGAAACTTTCTTTACACCTCCACAATCTAAATCATTCTTATTTGGAGCTACATTCCAATTTTAA
- the rpsL gene encoding 30S ribosomal protein S12: MPTISQLVRKGRTKITKKSKSAALESCPQRRGVCTRVYTTTPKKPNSAMRKVARVRLTNGKEVNAYIGGEGHNLQEHSIVLVRGGRVKDLPGVRYHIVRGALDTAGVAGRTQSRSKYGAKRPKK; the protein is encoded by the coding sequence ATGCCAACAATTTCACAATTAGTACGTAAAGGAAGAACCAAGATTACCAAGAAGAGTAAATCTGCTGCCCTTGAATCGTGCCCACAACGACGTGGCGTATGTACTCGTGTTTACACGACTACACCTAAAAAACCAAACTCGGCTATGCGTAAAGTTGCGCGTGTTCGTTTAACAAATGGTAAAGAGGTGAATGCATACATCGGTGGTGAAGGACACAATTTACAAGAGCACTCGATAGTATTGGTAAGAGGTGGAAGGGTAAAGGATTTGCCAGGAGTTAGATATCACATTGTACGTGGAGCCTTAGACACCGCTGGTGTTGCAGGAAGAACGCAATCGAGATCTAAGTATGGTGCAAAACGCCCTAAGAAGTAA
- a CDS encoding SusC/RagA family TonB-linked outer membrane protein, producing MKTKFSGILTLLLAFVVQVSFAQLTVTGTVKDDTGVPLPGANVLLKGTNTGTQTDFDGNYSIEAEQGQSLVFTYVGFTDQTIVVGTSSTINVTLAAGDALDEVVITALGISREKKSLGYSTQEVSGEEIAETRNPNALNSISGKVAGVQISNATGNLGGSTRIVIRGASSITGENRPLIVVDGIPLDNSNYNSSSTQSGGGGRDYGDAGFDINPDDIATMNVLKGGPAAALYGSRASNGVILITTKSGKKGRAEVTVNSGITFETVNILPKIQKLYGGGAGDASTIGQAGFNQATINGTTYDVVDYGTDESWGPRFEGQQVLHWDAFDPEFEDDFLQTRAWSAPKNNIDSFWDTGVSYNNGVSFSQGTDKSTMRLSANNTRTDGIVPNSNLRKNSINFNASSQISDKLKVEAIVNLTVTEGFNRPASGYTGAGVVQQLYQFGQTSLDYGRLRDYKLADGSQRPWNRISATNGNPRYSDNPYWTLYENTAKDKRTRWYGNLGATYNFTDDLYVVGKVYADTYDFRINERVAVGSQGVAGYAESDRDFEEINYEARVHYDKKFFDNKVSLNTFLGTNRRDAEFHRLSAATSGGLVVPGLYTISNSADPAQATEFDSRKRVNSVFGSVSLGYDNFAYLTFTGRNDWSSTLPADNASFFYPSVNGSLVFSNLIEAEWLSFGKIRGGYAEVASDTDPYSLATIFSASIPFLGDVPFSTSNTSQNPNLEPEFKNTYEFGLEMAFLQNRISFDLTYYNEETSNLITPVQVDPATGFSSTFTNGGTLRNRGIEALLNATVIQTEDFSWDTTFNFSKNNNELIELIDGVESLQIAGFPFNSVTLNAVVGEPYGIIRGTNFVFDDQGNKVVNSNGSFAETQDQENLGTILPDFNLGIRNTFRYKNLSLGFLVDIQEGGKYRSLTNIWGNYSGILEQTATDNKREVGTVLEGVTGTVTYDANGNYTVTDTAENTQVISAQQEGTDYFFGPDAANVFDADYIKLREVSLSYRLPTDWIKNLGVSDVMVSAFGRNLGVWGLDNDNFDPEVATSGSGNIQGSEGGSLPSTKSYGFNVQLKF from the coding sequence ATGAAAACAAAGTTTAGTGGAATTTTAACGCTACTACTAGCGTTTGTAGTGCAAGTTTCGTTTGCACAATTAACAGTGACTGGAACGGTGAAAGACGATACCGGCGTACCACTTCCAGGAGCAAATGTTCTTTTAAAAGGAACTAACACAGGTACTCAAACAGATTTTGATGGTAATTACTCAATAGAGGCAGAACAAGGGCAATCTCTTGTATTTACTTATGTTGGATTTACAGACCAAACTATAGTAGTTGGTACTTCTTCAACTATCAATGTAACGCTAGCTGCTGGAGATGCGCTAGACGAGGTGGTAATCACAGCCTTAGGTATTTCTAGAGAGAAAAAATCACTAGGATACTCAACTCAAGAAGTTTCCGGCGAAGAAATTGCGGAAACTAGAAACCCAAATGCACTTAACTCAATATCAGGAAAAGTGGCCGGTGTACAAATTTCTAATGCTACCGGTAACTTAGGAGGTTCTACAAGAATTGTAATTCGTGGTGCATCATCAATAACGGGTGAAAATAGACCTCTTATTGTTGTAGATGGTATACCATTAGATAATAGTAACTACAACTCTTCATCTACCCAATCTGGTGGTGGTGGTAGAGATTATGGCGATGCTGGATTTGACATCAATCCAGATGACATTGCTACAATGAACGTTCTTAAAGGGGGGCCAGCAGCAGCACTTTATGGATCTAGAGCAAGTAATGGTGTGATTCTCATCACTACAAAATCTGGAAAAAAAGGAAGAGCTGAAGTTACGGTAAACTCAGGAATCACATTTGAAACAGTTAATATTCTCCCTAAAATTCAAAAACTCTACGGAGGAGGTGCTGGTGATGCAAGTACTATAGGCCAAGCTGGATTTAATCAAGCTACGATAAATGGCACTACATATGACGTAGTAGACTACGGTACTGATGAATCATGGGGTCCTAGATTTGAAGGACAACAAGTGTTACACTGGGATGCGTTTGATCCGGAATTTGAAGATGATTTTCTTCAAACTCGTGCTTGGTCTGCACCTAAAAATAACATTGACTCATTTTGGGATACTGGTGTTTCTTATAACAATGGCGTATCATTCTCTCAAGGAACAGATAAGTCAACAATGCGTTTAAGTGCTAACAATACGAGAACAGATGGTATTGTTCCTAACTCTAATCTGAGAAAAAACTCAATAAATTTTAATGCTTCTAGTCAGATTTCTGATAAGCTTAAAGTTGAAGCGATTGTGAATTTAACAGTTACCGAAGGTTTTAACAGACCAGCTTCTGGATATACTGGTGCAGGTGTAGTTCAACAGCTTTACCAATTTGGACAAACTTCACTTGATTATGGTCGCTTGAGAGACTACAAACTCGCTGATGGATCACAAAGACCTTGGAACAGAATTTCTGCTACAAACGGAAATCCTAGATACTCCGATAACCCTTACTGGACTTTATATGAAAACACAGCAAAAGACAAAAGAACTCGTTGGTACGGGAATCTAGGTGCAACTTATAATTTTACCGACGATCTCTATGTTGTAGGTAAAGTTTATGCAGATACATATGACTTTAGAATAAATGAACGTGTAGCTGTTGGTTCTCAAGGTGTCGCAGGTTACGCCGAATCAGATCGTGATTTCGAAGAAATAAACTATGAAGCCCGCGTTCACTATGATAAAAAATTCTTTGATAACAAAGTGAGTCTTAATACTTTTCTAGGTACAAACAGAAGGGATGCTGAATTCCATCGACTTTCTGCAGCAACTTCGGGAGGACTTGTAGTCCCAGGACTTTACACAATAAGTAACTCTGCAGATCCAGCACAAGCAACAGAGTTTGATTCAAGAAAACGTGTTAACAGCGTATTTGGATCAGTATCTTTAGGATATGACAATTTTGCTTATTTAACTTTTACAGGACGAAATGATTGGTCATCAACACTACCAGCGGATAACGCTTCATTCTTTTATCCAAGTGTAAATGGTAGTCTTGTATTCTCTAATCTTATTGAGGCTGAATGGCTTTCGTTTGGTAAAATACGTGGTGGATATGCCGAGGTCGCAAGTGATACTGACCCATATTCACTAGCAACAATATTTAGTGCTTCAATTCCATTCTTGGGAGATGTACCTTTTAGTACATCTAATACAAGTCAAAATCCAAATCTGGAACCAGAATTCAAGAACACCTACGAATTTGGTCTAGAAATGGCATTTTTACAAAATCGTATAAGCTTCGACCTTACCTACTATAACGAAGAAACTTCCAACCTAATTACACCAGTTCAAGTTGACCCCGCTACTGGTTTCTCTTCAACATTTACAAATGGTGGAACATTGAGAAATAGAGGTATTGAAGCTTTATTAAATGCAACTGTTATTCAAACAGAAGATTTTTCTTGGGACACAACATTCAACTTCTCTAAAAATAACAATGAGTTAATTGAATTAATTGATGGAGTCGAATCTTTACAAATCGCAGGCTTTCCATTTAACTCAGTAACCCTAAACGCTGTTGTAGGTGAACCTTATGGAATTATAAGAGGAACGAATTTTGTTTTTGATGATCAAGGAAATAAAGTAGTTAACTCTAATGGAAGTTTTGCAGAGACTCAAGATCAAGAAAATTTAGGAACAATTTTACCTGATTTTAATTTAGGAATTAGAAATACTTTCCGCTATAAAAATCTAAGCTTAGGATTTTTAGTCGATATCCAAGAAGGTGGAAAATACAGATCTTTAACTAACATATGGGGTAACTATTCTGGTATTCTTGAACAAACAGCTACCGATAATAAGCGTGAAGTAGGAACAGTTTTAGAAGGTGTAACAGGAACAGTAACTTATGATGCAAATGGCAATTACACGGTTACAGACACTGCAGAAAACACACAAGTCATCTCTGCACAACAAGAGGGTACTGACTACTTTTTTGGGCCAGATGCAGCCAATGTGTTCGATGCTGATTACATTAAACTAAGAGAAGTTTCTCTTAGCTACAGATTACCTACTGACTGGATTAAAAACCTAGGAGTATCTGATGTAATGGTATCTGCTTTTGGTAGAAACTTAGGTGTCTGGGGTCTTGATAATGATAACTTCGACCCAGAAGTGGCTACATCAGGAAGTGGTAACATTCAAGGTTCTGAAGGGGGATCTCTTCCATCAACAAAAAGCTACGGTTTTAACGTACAATTAAAATTTTAA